From one Dermacentor variabilis isolate Ectoservices chromosome 3, ASM5094787v1, whole genome shotgun sequence genomic stretch:
- the LOC142576361 gene encoding techylectin-5A-like has protein sequence MERYVAFLFVFVTASAVAVQSAAVVKPAIEQAEERVQELSRLLYNIKNTIQPRHCSDLLHAGQSKSGVYTVFHKAAGPSGQGVYCDMKTDGGGWTVIQRRGQFGKSVYHFYRNWTDYVNGFGDPAQEYWIGNNALHALTSGDGDMSLRVVLKNNTEDSVSVDYESIRVGNEDDLYKLHIGKLVGPEGWDAMVHGNGHNFSTFDRDNDSGPANCAAMYRGGWWYSQCHAANLNGLNLNGPHDSYADGIEWSVRGQPGRLYHYSYPAIEMMIRPAGSLLDRRSQLLSLPLS, from the exons ATGGAAAGATACGTTGCCTTTCTGTTCGTGTTTGTCACCGCTTCCGCCGTCGCCGTGCAGTCAGCAGCAGTTGTGAAGCCGGCTATCGAGCAAGCGGAGGAACGCGTACAGGAGCTCAGCCGGCTCCTGTACAACATTAAAA ATACCATTCAGCCTCGGCATTGCAGCGATCTTTTACATGCTGGTCAATCGAAGAGTGGCGTTTACACAGTATTCCATAAGGCCGCGGGACCTTCGGGGCAGGGCGTCTACTGTGACATGAAAACAGACGGCGGTGGTTGGACG GTGATTCAAAGGCGAGGCCAGTTTGGAAAGAGCGTTTACCACTTCTACCGAAACTGGACAGATTATGTCAATGGCTTCGGTGATCCTGCTCAGGAGTACTGGATAG GAAACAATGCTTTGCACGCGTTGACGTCCGGCGATGGAGACATGTCTCTTCGGGTGGTGCTGAAGAATAACACAGAAGATAGTGTTTCCGTCGACTACGAAAGCATTCGCGTCGGCAATGAAGACGACCTATACAAGCTGCACATAGGAAAGCTGGTAGGCCCAGAAG GCTGGGACGCGATGGTTCACGGCAACGGTCACAACTTCTCCACCTTTGACCGCGACAACGATTCTGGTCCTGCCAACTGTGCGGCCATGTACCGAGGAGGTTGGTGGTACAGCCAGTGCCACGCGGCTAACCTTAATGGGCTCAACCTGAATGGACCGCATGACAGCTACGCAGACGGGATCGAGTGGAGCGTGAGAGGCCAACCAGGGCGCCTTTACCATTATTCTTATCCCGCTATTGAAATGATGATTCGCCCAGCCGGGTCCTTGCTTGACCGCCGAAGCCAGCTGCTGTCTCTCCCGTTATCCTAA